In the genome of Streptomyces lydicus, the window TGTCAGGCAACAACACCGACAGCGGCAGCCCGACCAACGTCAACGGCAACACCAACGACGACGCCGGCGGCACCACCGGAGCCGAGAACAAGACCAGCAACGACATCCAGCACATCGGCCGCGGCGGCAAGCAGCAGTTGTGACCCGGATCTGATCCGGACCGACCCGGTCCTGATCCGGACCCGACCCGGTCCTGATCCGGCCCTGATCCGGCCTTGAACCACTCCTCCGGCTCCGGCTCGTCCGGGGCCGGAGGGGTGTGCGGCGGATGAGCGGCGGTGGTACGGCAGTGAGTACGGAGGCGGGTGCGGCGGCGTTCCCTTCCCGGGCCGCCGCGCCCGTACACGACGATCGCCCGGCGGACGGTCCGCCGGGCGATCGATGGACGGCGCGCGGGCCGTGGCCGCAGTCGTCCTCAGGAGGTCATGGCCCGCTCGGTCGGGCCCGCTCGGTCAGGCCCGCTCAGTGCAGGAAGCCTCCGAGGATGCGCTGGATGTTGTTGCTGCTGCCCGCCGATGCACCGGTGGCGGAGTTCGCGCTGTTGGTGGACCCGTTGGTGTTGTGGATATTGCCGCTGTTGTTGGGGTTGCCGTGGTTGAGGAAGTTGCCGCTGTTGAGGCTGTTGCCGCTGTGCACCGGCCCGTTGATGCAGGGGTGCGGGGACTTGAACACCGGGGACTTGTAGTTGAAGTCCGCGAGGCGGTTGTTGCAGACCACCCCGGAGACCATGCCGGTCACGGTGCCGACATCGGCGCCTGCCACGGCCGAGAGCAGGGACTCGCCCGGAACGGTCTGCGCACGGGCCATCCCGCTGCCGAACAGCACCAGCCCGCACGCCCCGACGATACTTCCCGCCTGCACAATTCTTCTCACGTCGCTCCTCGCCGATTCGTCCTTCTGATGCCAGACGTATCGTGCTGCCGTTGCCGTCCCGCAGCCCCCTTCAACCCGCGAAGAGTAAAACGCTCGTCGGCCACAATCAGCCGGGTGGCCCAACAATTCGCGAGCGTTTCCGGGGAGGCGAAGACGTGTGCGCGGGCACGCCGGCGACGGGGGTGCCCACGGCCCTCTACAGCACCAGCCGCTCCGGCATGGGCTGCTCCACACCGTCCAGCTCCAGCGTGCAGCGGGGCATGGAGGGGACCAGGTGCGGCTGGCGCAGCAGGACCCGGAAGGGGTGGGCGGGCTCTTCGGGGAGTTCGCCGGTCAGCACGTTCATGCCGGCGCTGTGTTCCTTCCGGTACGCGACCACCTTGCCGTCGACCAGCAGCTCGATCTCCCCGGTCCGGCCGGGCCCGACATTCACGGTGATCGAGTGATCACCCTGGTCCAGGTGGAAGTGGTGGCGATGTCCCATGACGCACCTCCGGCGAATCGGTCCGTACCACCAGCGTGCCACCCCTGCGACCGGCAGTCCTTTCGTGCCGCGCGCGCACCTCCCGCGCGGGCGGTGCGCGCGACAATGGGGGTGGGCGCCGGATCGGCCGGTTCACGGAGTGCGGGCCGTCACGGCCTGCTCCCGGGGAGCGGGCGCCGGGCCGGCAGGAGACGACGATGAACGGCTCGGTCCGTGTCGGACAGGTGGTCGGGGTGCCGCTGCGCATGCACTGGAGCGTGCCGCTGCTGGTGGGCCTGTTCGCGTACGGACTCGGCCATCAGGGCCTGCCCGTCTGGACGCCGGGCCGCTCGGACACTGTCTACGCCCTGGCCGGTGTCATCGGGGCCGTGCTGCTCATGGGCAGCCTGCTGCTGCACGAGACGGCGCATGCGGCGACCGCGCTGCGGAAGAAGATCTCCGTCCAGGACGTGACGCTGTGGGCGCTGGGCGGTACGACCCGGATGGGGCGGCCGCAGTCCGCCCGCGCGGCCTTCGCGGTGGCCGTCAGCGGGCCGCTCACCAGCCTGGTCATCGGCGGCATCGCGCTCGGGGCCGGCTTCGGGCTGCACGGGCTGTCCGGCTGGGCGGTGCCCTCCGTCGTCCTGGCGTGGCTGGGCTGGGCGAACCTCTTCCTGGGCGTGTTCAATCTGCTGCCCGCGGTGCCGCTGGACGGTGGGCGGGTGGTGCAGGCGGTGCTGTGGTGGCGCACCGGGGACCGGGACCGGGCGGATCTGGCGGCGTCCCGGGGCGGTCAGATCATGGGGGTGCTGCTGGTGGCCGCCGGCTGGATCTCCGTACTGCGCGGCGCACCTGGCGGGCTGTGGATCGTCTTCATCGGCCTCTTCGTCATGGTCGTCGCCGGGGCGGAGCGGCGCCGGGCCGCCCTGCACACCGCACTGCGGGGGGTGCGGGTCGCCGAGGCCATGACCAGCCCGGTGGCGACCGGCGCCGACTGGCTGACCGTCCAGCGCTTCATCGACGAGGTGGTCGTGCACTCCCGCCACTCCGTGCTGCCGCTGCTCGACTTCGACGGCCGCCCCAGCGGCATCGTGCAGCTCCGCCGGCTCGCGGCGGTGCCAGGACCGAGCCGGGAGACGGTGCGGGTACGCGAGGCGGCGACCCCGCTGTCCCAGTGCGCGGTCGCCGCTCCGGACGATCTGCTGAGCGACGCGCTCGACAAGATCAGCCTGCGTACCGGCGCGCGCCTCCTCGTCGTGGACGCAGGGCACCTGGTGGGGATCGTCACCGGGAAGGACATCGTCCGGATGATGCAGCGGACCACGCTGAGCGGGAGGCGGACGGGCGGGCAGACGGGCGGACAGACCGACTGGGGGAGGGGCGGACAGACGGGCTGACAGACGGGCGGGCCGACGGCTGACGCAGCGGCGCCGGACCGGCTGACCGGACGGCACACCCCGCCGCCGATGTCCTCGACGGGCGACCGAGGGGGCCGGGTGGCCACAATGGACGTACGGCGGGCACGGGGGAGGACGGCCCGCCGTAGCGGAGCACCGGAGCACCGGAGCCGGCCCATGCCCTACCTCACCGTGACCGCCCTGAGCCACACCGGGCTGATCCGCGAGCACAACGAGGACAGCCTGGTGGCCGGGCCCTGGACGCTCTGCGGCACGGTGACCGAGAACCCGCAGACGCTGGTGTTCCCGCTCGGCACCCCGCTGGTCGTCGCGGTCGCCGACGGGATCGGCGGTCAGCCGGGCGGGGAGGTGGCCAGCGCACTGGTCGTCCGGGAGCTGGCCGCGCTGGGCCCTTCGCTGGAGGGCGAGGGGGCGGTGCGGGAAGCCGTGGACGTCTGCAACCGTGCGGTGTACGCGGCGGCCGAGCGGGACCCGGAGCTGACCACCATGGGCACCACGGTCGCCGGTGTGGTCGTCCTGGAGAAGTCCGTACTGGTCTTCAACGTCGGTGACAGCCGGGTCTTCGAGGCGGCCGGCGACGGCCTGCGCCAGGTGAGCGTGGACGACAGCCCACCGCTGTGGCCGGGACGGCGCACCACCTCGCTCCTCACCCAAGCGCTCGGCGGCGCCCGGCAGTTCAGCGCCGTCGTCCCGCACCTCACGACCGCGCCGCTGTCCGTGGGCGACCGCTATCTGGTGTGCAGCGACGGGCTGACCGACCCCGTCCCCGAGGAGGAGGTGGGCGGTCTGCTGCGGCTCCACTCCGGCGGCCGGGCCGTCTTCGAACTGTGGAAGGCCGCCATCGAGGCGGGCGGGCCCGACAACATCACGCTGGCGCTGATCACTGTCGGGGAGTGAGGCGGGGCCCGGTCGAGGGCGTACGGCGGGACCCGGCCGGGGGCGGGCGGCCCGCTCTCGGGATAACCCCAGCACGCGTCTCCCGGCAGCCGGATGGGCGCCGGGCCGCCGCCCAACAACAGTTCCCCCATGACGACTTACCGGACGACCCACCGTACGACTCACCTGACGGCACACGCCCGCCGCGCCCTGGTGCTCACCCTCTCCGCCACGGCCGTCGCCGGCACCCTGGCCGCTCTCTCCCCGGCGGCCCGTGCCCAGTCTCCCGGCGCCGCGGCCCGCGCCCCCGGCGCCGCGGGGCCCGCCCTCGCCTGGGGGCCGTGCGCCGAGCCCGGCCTTCCCGGGCAGGAGTGCGCCGAACTGCCCGTACCGCTCGACTACCGCGACCCGGACGGGCCGCAGCTCGCCCTCGCCGTGTCCCGGGTGCGCAGCGACCGGCCGGCGGCCCGCCGGGGCACGCTGCTGGTGATACCCGGCGGTCCTGGCGGATCCGGGGTGGCGCGGCTGGTGGCGAAGGGGAAGGCGCTGGAGAAGGAGATGGCCGGGGCCTACGACCTCGTCAGCTTCGATCCCCGGGGGACGGGCGGCAGTGCGAAGGCGGGCTGCGGACTCGACGCCGGCGACCGGCAGCTGGTCGCCCTGCGGTCCTGGCCCGCGCCGGACGGCGGCATCACGGAGAACACCGCCCGGTCCCGGCGGATCGCCGAGGCCTGCACCCGTCACGGCGGTGCCGTGCTGCGCAGCATGTCCACCGCGAACGAGGTGCGCGATATCGACCGCCTCCGCCAGGCCCTGGGCGAGGAGAAACTGTCGGCCTGGGCCGCCTCGTACGGGGTCTACCCCGGGGCGGTGTACGCGCAGAAGTACCCGCAGCACACCGACCGCTGGGTGCTGGACAGCAGCGGCGACCCCGACCCGTCCAGGGTGGGGCGGGGGTGGCTGGCGAATGTGTCGGTGGGCGTGGACGACGGGTTCCCCGACTTCGCGGCCTGGGCGGCGGACCCCGCCCGGGAGAGCGAGGGGCTGCGGCTGGCCGAACGCCCCCAGGACGTACGGCCGTTGTTCCTCGCGCTGGCGGCGAAGCTGGACCGGGCGCCGAAGGAGTCCGCGACGAAGGGCGTCCCGCTGACCGGCAACCTGCTGCGCCAGGCCCTGCTCAACGCCCTGCAGGGCGGCAGCCGCTTCCCTCAGCTGGCCCGGCTCGTCCGGCAGGCCCAGGACCCGGCCGCCCGGCCGGTGCTGCCCGATGCCCTCGCCGGGCCGATGCCGGATGACCAGGCCGCGGCGATGCTGGCGACCGTCTGCAACGACGTGCGCTGGCCGGCGTCGGCCGCCGTCTACCGGCGCGCGGTGGCCGTCGACCGTGTCCGGCACCCGCTCACGGCCGGGATGCCGGCGAACATCACGCCCTGCGCCTTCTGGAAGGACGCACCGGCACAGAAGCCCACGCGGATCACCGCCGACGGCCCGTCCAACATCCTGATGCTCCAGAACCGCCGGGACCCCGCCACGCCGTACTCCGGTGCCCTGAAGATGCGTCAGGCCCTGGGCGGCAGGGCCCGCCTGGTCACCCTGGACCACATCGGCCACGAGGCCTACCTCGGCAACGGCACCGCCTGCGGGGACCGGGCGGTCACCGCCTTCCTGACGGCGGGGCGGCGCCCGGAGCGGGACGCGTACTGCTCCGACTGAGCCGGGGCCCGCGACGGGGCCGGTGCCGGTGACGGCGGGCCCCTGGGGAGACCGGCGGGCCCCTGGGGAAACCTCCCCGGGGACCTCTAGGGAGGCCTCCCCCTGACGCGGACGGGCGACATGTCCGGCGGTGTGCGCCGTGCGGGGCGGCGCCGCGTCTAGGTTGGCCGGATGAGCGCGGCAGGGAGCACCGTCCGGGCAGAAGTGCTCCTGGGCACGCTGGGATCCGCCCTGCTGGGCGCCGGCGGATGGGGGTCCGGTGCGCTGCCGCGGGGCGTCCCCGACGGGGTGTGGGGGCGGCCCGGCGCGCCGCTGCAGTGTGTGGGTGTCGCCGTGTCGTACGCCGGGCTGGTGCTGCTGATCGCCGCGTGGTGGCGGCTGGGGACGCGGGTCGCGGACGGGACGGCCGGCGGGTGGCGGCCGCTGCGCAGGGCGCTGTGGTGCTGGGTGCTGCCGCTGGTGCCGGGCCCGTTGCTGGGCAGCAGCGACGCCTACAGCTACCTCGCCCAGGGCGCGCTGGCGGGCCGCGGACGCGATGTGTACGCGCTGGGCCCGGCGGCGCTGGGCGGGCCGCTCGCGGCGAACGTCCCCGGGATGTGGCACGACACCCCGGCCCCCTACGGGCCGCTGTCCGTAGCGGCGGCGCGGACCGTGGTGGCGGTCACCGGGGAACACCATGTGGTGGCCGCCGCCCTGGGGCTGCGGCTGCTGGCGGTGGCCGGGCTGGCCCTCCTGGTGTGGGCCCTGCGACGGCTGGCGGAGGCGGCGGGCGCCGGTGCGGCCGGGGCGCTGTGGGCCGGCGCGCTCAACCCGCTGGTGCTGCTGCACCTGGTCGGCGGGGCGCACAACGAGGCGCTGATGCTGGGGCTGATGGCCGCTGGGCTGCTGGCGTTTCGCCGGGGGCGCCGGTGCGTGGGAACCGTCGTGCTGACCGCGGCGGTGCTGGTGAAGGCTCCCGCCGTGGTGGCCCTGCTGTGCGCGGCGGCGGTGAGCGTGGCGGGGCGGGACGGCGGGTGGCGGCGGGTGCGGCGGGCGGCGGGGATCGCCGCGGTGGCCGCGACCGCCCTGGTGGCGGGGGTGGCGGGGTGCGGCCAGGGGTGGGGGTGGCTGTGGACCCTCCGTACGCCCGCCGAGGTCCACACCCTGCTGTCCCTGAGCACGGACGCGGGCCATCTGCTGGGCTGGGCCGCGCGGGGGCTGGGGTGGGGCACCGCGGCCGGTGCGATGACCGCCGCGCGGCTGGCCGGGCTGCTGGTGGGCCTGGGGGCGGTGGGCTACTGGGTGCGGTGCGCCCCGCGGGCCGGCGCCGAGCGGGCGACGGGGGCGGCGCTGCTGGTGCTGGTGGCGGCCGCTCCGGTGGCGCAGCCGTGGTACGCGCTGTGGGCGGTGGTGCCGCTGGCGGCGGTGTCCTGGCGGCGGCTGGCGGGGCGTGGCGCCCGGGCGGCGGTGGTGGGGCTGACGCTGGTGGTGATGCCCTCGGGGCAGGGGCCCACCTGGGTGAGCGGGCCGGCGGCCGTCGTCGGGGGAGCGGTGGCACTGGCGGCGGTGCTGTGGTGGGCGTCTACGGCGCGGCCGGTGCCGGTGCCGGCCGCCGTCGTCCCCCGCGCAGCAGCCACCACGCGCCGGTGAGCGCGCCGAGCGGAATCTCCAGCAGATGCGTGAAGGTGGCGAACAGCAGCATGGCCGAGGCCACGGCCGCGGGGGCGCCGCCGAGGGCGACCAGCGCGACGGCGGCGGCGCACTCGGTGACGCCGATGCCGCCGGGGGTGAGGGCGATCTGGGTCAGCAGCCGGCTGGCCGCGAACACCGCCAGCGCCTCGCCCGCACCCGTACGGGAGCCCGCCGCCTGCAGACAGGCCAGGAACAGCGCGCCCTGGGCCGCGAGGGTGGCGGCCATACCGCACACCAGCCGCGCCCAGGAACGGCGGACGATGTCCCGGCTCTCGTCGCGCAGCCGCACCGCGAGCTCCCGGGCCCGCCCGGCGAGGCGCCGCAGCGCTCCGGCGGGCGCGGCCCGCAGGCGGGCGGCGGGTGCCCGGCGGCAGCGGCGCAGCACCGGCCACCCGGCCGCCAGCACCACCGGCAGGGCGAGGACCGCCCCGCCCGCGGCCGCCGCCCAGCCGATGCCGGGTACCGGGGTCCCCACCAGCATCAGTGCGCCCACCGCCGACAGGACCAGCCGCGCGGCCACGTTGCACACCCCGGTGAGCGCGACACACACGGCCACGGCGTGCGGCGGATGCCCCCAGCGGCGCGTCATGGCGTAGGTGACCGCAACGCCCGCACCGCCGCCGAGCGGCAGCAGGTTGCTGACGGCGCTGCCGGTGCAGTGCACCAGCATGGCCTGACGCTGCGTCAGTCCGGGCAGTGCGGCGCCGAGTACGTAGGTGTAGCTCCACAGCGTGGCACCCGCCAGGGCGCACAGCAGCGCCACCTGCGGGCCGCTGATGTGCCCGAGGTGGGCCCGGACGGCGGCCCAGTCGGTGCCCGCCGCCCTCGGTACGGCCAGCGCCAGCAGGACGAGGCCCGCGGCGGAGGAGAGCAGTCCCAGCAGCCGCAGGGCGGACTTCGGCAGCCGCGCGCGGAGCGGTGTCATCGGGTGGGCGCCGTCGCCGCGGCGCCCGGCAAGGTGGCCAGCGGATCGCGCAGGACGGGGCCCGCGGGCAGCCCGCGCTGGATGAACCACTCGGTCCCCAGCACCTGGCGGAAGGCCGGTCCGGGCAGCCGGCCCAGGGCGGCCAGGGTGCGTTCGGAGTCGCCGCCCCGGGCCTGGCTGAGGTGCGCGGCCATGCTGGCGCGCTTGGCCCGCCAGTGCCGTTTGACCGGCACCCGGTGGGTGATCTCGGAGCGTGCGCCGTAGGCCTGCCGGAAGGAGTCCCGGTCGAACTCCGGCGGGAAGCGGTGGACCCAGGAGGCGGCGCGCAGCCCGCGCAGCAGGAGGGTGCGGTCGACGGTGGCCTCCAGCACCACCGGGGTGCCCGCCAGGCGGGCGGCGCGGTAGCCGACCCGGTGGACCTGGACGTGATCCGGGTGCCCGTAGCCGCCGGCCGGGTCGTAGACCGTCAGCAGGTCGGCGCGCTCCTCGGTGAGCAGCGCGGCCAGCCGGCCGGCCGCCTCCTCGACCTCGGCCGAGGCGAACGGCCGGGCGCCGCCGCCGGCCGGGGCCGGGCCGGGGGCGTGCCCGGAGTCGGCGTAGCCGAGGAAGGCGACCCGGGAGCAGCCCAGGATCCGGGCGGAGGCGTGCGCCTCCTCGCGGCGGACCTCGCCCAGGCCGCGCTCCCGCAAGGACGTCGGAGCCAGGCCGCGCTCGCCCGCCGTGGCCAGCACCAGCACCACGCGGTGTCCTTCACCGGCCAGGCGCGCCATGGTGCCGGCGGTCAGCAGCGCCTCGTCGTCCGGATGCGCATGAAAGAACAAGCACGTATGTCTCACGAACCATGCTTTACCACCCCATACTGGGGGACTTCACGCCCCATTTCGGAAGTGCAGCCATGATCCTTCACATTTCAGACTGCTTTGCGCCGCGGACCGGAGGTATCGAGATCCAGGTCGCCGCGCTGGCCGCTGCGCAGCACCGGGCGGGCCAGGCCACCGAGGTCGTCACCGCGACGCCCGCCGGGCCGGGGGCGGAGACGGCCCCGTGGCCGTACCCCGTGCACAGGATCAGCGCGCGGCTGCCCGGCCAGCTGCCCGTTCACCCCAGAGCGGGACACGCCATCGACCGGCTGTTGACGGCACGTCACCCGCGGGTGGTGCATGTGCACCTGGGCGCGGCCTCCCCGTTCGCGTGGGCCGCGCTGGCCTGCGCCCGCCGCCGGGGCATCCCCGCCGTGGCCACCGTCCACAGCATGTGGGACCCGGTGGTGCGCGCGCTGTACCGGCTGCTGAGCCGGACCGGGCACGGCCCCACCGCTCCGGTGGCCGTGACGACCGTGAGCAGGTCGGCCGCCCGGCTGATCCGGCAGGCCCTTCCTGACGTCACCCCCCGGGTCATCCCCAACGGCATCGACGCCGCGTGGTGGCGCAGCCCGGGAGCCGCGGTCGAGCGCCAGGACGGCCGGGTGCACGTCGTCGCCGTCGGCCGGCTGGTGCCGCGCAAGGAGCCGATGGAGCTGCTGGCGGCGCTGCACTCCGCCCATGCGCGGATGTCCCGGCGGGGCACCGCCCTGCGCGCCACGTTCGCCGGCGCCGGGCCCAGCGCGGGGCCGATACAGCGCTATCTGCGCCGCAACGGGATGGACAGCTGGATCCGCCTCGCGGGCCGGCTGCAGCCCGGGGAGGTACGGGAGCTGCTGGCCGGGGCCGACCTGTTCGTCAACCCCTCCCGCCGGGAGTCCTTCGGGATCGCGGCCCTGGAGGCGCGCACCAGCGGCCTGCCGGTGCTGGCCCGGGCGCACACCGGCGTCGCCGACTTCGTACGGCACAACCGTGAGGGGGCGCTGTGCGGCCACTCCGCCTTCGCGCTGGCCGACGAGGTGCTGTGGCTGGCCCGTACCCCGGGGGCGCGGCGCACCCTGGCCGCCCACAACTGGGAGACCGAGCCGGTGCACTGCACCTGGCCCGTGGTCACCGAAGCGTTCGCCCACGCCTACGACGACGTCACCCGCTGACGCCCCGTCATCCCGCATACGTCCGGCGGCCTCCGGGAAGCGTGGCCACCGCAACGGCCGGAAGGTTCTCATGCACCGCCTCCTCGACCGCGCGCACCGCGCCCTCTTCGCCGCGCTCTCCCTCCTCGGCCTCCGCGGCCAGGGACGGGTCCTGCACTGGTACTTCGACTGGTGGCACCGGCGTCCTGACCCGTGGGGCCTGGCCGTGGACGACTACGAGCAGTTCAAGTACGCGACGACCCTGCGGCAGCTCCCCCGGCGCCCCTACCGGCGGATCCTGGACGTCGGGTGCAGCGAGGGAGCCTTCACCCACCGGCTCGCGGCGGCGTTTCCGCAGGCGGAGATCACCGGTGTGGACATCTCGGAGCGGGCGCTCGCCCGGGCCCGCGCTTCCGCGCCCGGCCGCGCCTCGGTGTCCGGCCGTGCCGCCCCCGCTTCCCGGTCCGTACGGTCTCCCCGGTCCGTGCGGTCTCCCCGATTCGTGCGGCTGAACATCCTCACCGCGCCACCACAGGACCGCTTCGACCTCGTCTTCTGCGCCGAGCTGCTGTACTACCTGGGCCGGCACCGGCATCTGCGGCGGGCCTGCGCCCATCTGACGCGGTCCGTGGCACCCGGTGGACTGCTGGTCCTGGTGCACCCCTGGCCGGAGTCACGCAGGTTCTGTGCGTACTTCGAGGCCGTCGCCGGGTTCCGCTGTGTGGTCGAGCAGGTGGAGGCGGATTCCTTCCGCCCGTTCGCGGTCAGCGTTTACGAGGCCCCAGGCGCGGCCCGGCCGGGGGACGTGCGGACCCCGGGCACCGGTGCGGAGCAGGGCCGGGGCGAATGAGTCCGCCGGTGGACGTCCCGGCGGCCGGTCCTCCGGACGGCGGTTCTCCCGGTGGCGGTCCTTCGGTCGGTGGCCCTTGCGGCGGTGGTCCTTCGGTCGGTGGCCCTTCCGGCGGTGGCCCTCCGGGAACACGCCCGGGCGTACGGCGTACCGGGGCGGCGCGCCGGATCCTGGCCCGCCGTCCGGGCACCGTACTGCTCCTCGCCGCCACGGCGATGCTGCTGCTGGTGTGGATCCCGGCCTGCCTGCGCGTCGGCATGGTGGATCTGCGGGTCTACCGGACCGCGGCCCCGCATCTGCTGAGCGGCGATCTGTACGCCTTCCGGCTGGAGCTGCCCGGCCCCGACCTGTTCCCGCTGCCGTTCACCTATCCGCCCTTCGCCGCGCTGCTCTTCCTCCCGCTGTCCTGGCCGCCGTGGCCGCTGGTGAGCGCCGCCTGGACCGCGGCCTCGGTCCTGGCGCTCTGCGTCCTGGTCCACTGCTGCCTGCGGATGGCCGACCCGGCCGCCAAGCCCGGACGGCACCGCCGGCGGGTACTGCTGTGGAGCGCCGCCCTGCTGTGGACCGAGCCGGTCGCCGTCACCCTCGCGCTCGGGCAGGTCAACCTGCTGCTGGCGGCGGGCGTCGCGTACGCGGTCGAGCGGCGCTCGGCGGCAGCGGCCGGGCTCGGTGTGGGTCTCGCCGCCGGGGTGAAGCTGGTCCCGGCCGTCACCGGCCTCTACTTCCTGGTGCACCGGCGCTGGTCGGCGGCGTGCTGGTCGGCCGCGGTGGCCGCCGCCACCGTCGCGGCCGGGTGGTGGGCGGCACCCCGGTCAGCGGCCGGCTTCTGGCTGCACGCGGTCGGCGACGCCGCACGGGTCGGCCCGGTCGGCTCGGCGCTCAACCAGTCGGTGCGCGGGGCGCTGTCCCGCACGCTCGGCCACGACGCCGGCTGGTCCGCCCCCTGGTGGGCCTGCGCCGTCCCGGCGGCTCTGCTCGCGCTGACGGCCGTGGTGCGCGCCGCCCGCCGCACCGATCCCCTCGGCGCGCTGCTCGCCGTCCAGCTCCTCGGCCTGCTGACCAGCCCCATCTCGTGGTGCCATCACTGGGTCTGGGCCGTCGCGGCCGTCCTGTGGCTGACCCATGCGCCGCACCGGACCCGGGCCCACACCGCGGCCCTGACCGCCTGGTGCCTCGCCCTCGCCGGATTCCTCATCCACTGGCTGGCCCTGGCCCAGCCGGACATCTGGCGCTTCGGCCGCCCCTGGTACCTCGCCGCGCTCGGCTGGGGCTACCCCGCCTGCGCCGTCCTCACCCTCGTCGCCCTGCTGCTGCCCGTCACCGGGAAGGCGACGGACCGGGCCGGGGACTCCCGCCGCCCACACTCCCTCGTCCCGGCCGGGGCGTCCGCGGCGGAGGCGTCCGGGGCCCGGGCGTCCGCGGTGGGGGATTCCGGGGCCTGGTCCTAGCGGCCGCCGCCTGGGGTCCCGGACGGCCCGGCTCGCTGCGCTCAGGCCTGCACGGTGGGGCGGACGACGATCTCGCTGACGTCGACGCCGTCGGGCTGTCCGATGGCGTAGCCGATGGCGGAGGCGACGGCGGAGGGCGGCATGGCGATCTCGTCGCGCTGCCGGATCAGCGCGGCCGCGGCTTCGGGGCCGGCCCCCTTGCCGACTCCTTCGGTGTCGGTGAAGCCCGGCGAGACGAGGGTGACGCGCAGATCGGGTCCCGATTCCTGGCGCAGGCCCCCGGTGAGCACCTTCACCGCCGTCTTGGTGGCCGCATAGACCCCTGGGGGATTTGACGACGTAGGCCGCGGTGACGCCTGCGCGGCCACCGCCGGGAGCGGCGTCGCGGCCCCTGGCAAAGACACGCTTTAAGGGCTGTCCCGGCGGATTCCCTTGACGGCGGTGTCGAAGACCGGCCGGTAGGTGTTCCACCGTGCGTCCGGCGCGGAAAGGTAGATCACGTACTGGGTGTCGTCGGCGCCGCTGAACGCCAGCTCCACCGCCCGGTACTTCCGTTTCTTGCCGTCGAAGGTGAACTCCCAGTACCCCGCGGGCCGTCCGCGGAAGGCCGTGGGGTCCATCCGCACCCGCTCGTAGCCCGGGTTGTCCCGGCGGGTCTGGGCCTCTTCGGTCTGCCGCCAGTGCCGCAGCGGATCGGACCCGGCGAACTGCACGATGTTGATCCGCAGCCCCACCAGCCCGGACGGGTCCACATAGGCGACCTCGCCGCCGGGCGGATCCTTGCGCTTCCAGCCGTCCCGTACGGGCAGCGAGAAGCCCTGGCCCTCCTTCTGGAGGTGGTA includes:
- a CDS encoding PIG-L deacetylase family protein; translated protein: MFFHAHPDDEALLTAGTMARLAGEGHRVVLVLATAGERGLAPTSLRERGLGEVRREEAHASARILGCSRVAFLGYADSGHAPGPAPAGGGARPFASAEVEEAAGRLAALLTEERADLLTVYDPAGGYGHPDHVQVHRVGYRAARLAGTPVVLEATVDRTLLLRGLRAASWVHRFPPEFDRDSFRQAYGARSEITHRVPVKRHWRAKRASMAAHLSQARGGDSERTLAALGRLPGPAFRQVLGTEWFIQRGLPAGPVLRDPLATLPGAAATAPTR
- a CDS encoding alpha/beta hydrolase — encoded protein: MTTYRTTHRTTHLTAHARRALVLTLSATAVAGTLAALSPAARAQSPGAAARAPGAAGPALAWGPCAEPGLPGQECAELPVPLDYRDPDGPQLALAVSRVRSDRPAARRGTLLVIPGGPGGSGVARLVAKGKALEKEMAGAYDLVSFDPRGTGGSAKAGCGLDAGDRQLVALRSWPAPDGGITENTARSRRIAEACTRHGGAVLRSMSTANEVRDIDRLRQALGEEKLSAWAASYGVYPGAVYAQKYPQHTDRWVLDSSGDPDPSRVGRGWLANVSVGVDDGFPDFAAWAADPARESEGLRLAERPQDVRPLFLALAAKLDRAPKESATKGVPLTGNLLRQALLNALQGGSRFPQLARLVRQAQDPAARPVLPDALAGPMPDDQAAAMLATVCNDVRWPASAAVYRRAVAVDRVRHPLTAGMPANITPCAFWKDAPAQKPTRITADGPSNILMLQNRRDPATPYSGALKMRQALGGRARLVTLDHIGHEAYLGNGTACGDRAVTAFLTAGRRPERDAYCSD
- a CDS encoding lysylphosphatidylglycerol synthase transmembrane domain-containing protein, whose protein sequence is MTPLRARLPKSALRLLGLLSSAAGLVLLALAVPRAAGTDWAAVRAHLGHISGPQVALLCALAGATLWSYTYVLGAALPGLTQRQAMLVHCTGSAVSNLLPLGGGAGVAVTYAMTRRWGHPPHAVAVCVALTGVCNVAARLVLSAVGALMLVGTPVPGIGWAAAAGGAVLALPVVLAAGWPVLRRCRRAPAARLRAAPAGALRRLAGRARELAVRLRDESRDIVRRSWARLVCGMAATLAAQGALFLACLQAAGSRTGAGEALAVFAASRLLTQIALTPGGIGVTECAAAVALVALGGAPAAVASAMLLFATFTHLLEIPLGALTGAWWLLRGGRRRPAPAPAAP
- a CDS encoding PP2C family protein-serine/threonine phosphatase, producing the protein MPYLTVTALSHTGLIREHNEDSLVAGPWTLCGTVTENPQTLVFPLGTPLVVAVADGIGGQPGGEVASALVVRELAALGPSLEGEGAVREAVDVCNRAVYAAAERDPELTTMGTTVAGVVVLEKSVLVFNVGDSRVFEAAGDGLRQVSVDDSPPLWPGRRTTSLLTQALGGARQFSAVVPHLTTAPLSVGDRYLVCSDGLTDPVPEEEVGGLLRLHSGGRAVFELWKAAIEAGGPDNITLALITVGE
- the mptB gene encoding polyprenol phosphomannose-dependent alpha 1,6 mannosyltransferase MptB gives rise to the protein MSAAGSTVRAEVLLGTLGSALLGAGGWGSGALPRGVPDGVWGRPGAPLQCVGVAVSYAGLVLLIAAWWRLGTRVADGTAGGWRPLRRALWCWVLPLVPGPLLGSSDAYSYLAQGALAGRGRDVYALGPAALGGPLAANVPGMWHDTPAPYGPLSVAAARTVVAVTGEHHVVAAALGLRLLAVAGLALLVWALRRLAEAAGAGAAGALWAGALNPLVLLHLVGGAHNEALMLGLMAAGLLAFRRGRRCVGTVVLTAAVLVKAPAVVALLCAAAVSVAGRDGGWRRVRRAAGIAAVAATALVAGVAGCGQGWGWLWTLRTPAEVHTLLSLSTDAGHLLGWAARGLGWGTAAGAMTAARLAGLLVGLGAVGYWVRCAPRAGAERATGAALLVLVAAAPVAQPWYALWAVVPLAAVSWRRLAGRGARAAVVGLTLVVMPSGQGPTWVSGPAAVVGGAVALAAVLWWASTARPVPVPAAVVPRAAATTRR
- a CDS encoding site-2 protease family protein: MNGSVRVGQVVGVPLRMHWSVPLLVGLFAYGLGHQGLPVWTPGRSDTVYALAGVIGAVLLMGSLLLHETAHAATALRKKISVQDVTLWALGGTTRMGRPQSARAAFAVAVSGPLTSLVIGGIALGAGFGLHGLSGWAVPSVVLAWLGWANLFLGVFNLLPAVPLDGGRVVQAVLWWRTGDRDRADLAASRGGQIMGVLLVAAGWISVLRGAPGGLWIVFIGLFVMVVAGAERRRAALHTALRGVRVAEAMTSPVATGADWLTVQRFIDEVVVHSRHSVLPLLDFDGRPSGIVQLRRLAAVPGPSRETVRVREAATPLSQCAVAAPDDLLSDALDKISLRTGARLLVVDAGHLVGIVTGKDIVRMMQRTTLSGRRTGGQTGGQTDWGRGGQTG